A genomic window from Candidatus Obscuribacterales bacterium includes:
- the glgP gene encoding alpha-glucan family phosphorylase, whose translation MKPIRTFEVTPFLPPELECLRELAYNLRWSWDHESINLFRRMDRELWETTGHNPVLLLGKISQQRLNELAADEGFLGHANRIYQKFCGYLKSENTWFEKNYKKLNTGKIAYFSAEFGLTESVPIYSGGLGILAGDHVKAASEQGLPFVGMGIVYQQGYFRQYLNRDGWQQERYPINDFYNMPIVPAQDANGEQIVVTVNFPGRPLYVKVWKVQVGRVPLYLLDTNIPENGPGDEDITDALYHGDKETRIQQEIVLGIGGVKALKALNIMPTVFHMNEGHSAFLALERVRMLMQEQNLSFWQAREVAAAGNIFTTHTAVPAGIDKFPPELIDKYLSDYYRDFGITRDEFLGLGRANVHDHYEPFSMANLAMKLSSRTNAVSKLHGDVSRKLFQDVWPSVPENEVPITHVTNGIHAKSWISEEMADLFDRYLGPKWSEDVEGQNIWKRVAEIPDEELWRIQDRRRQRLVSFCRGRLRKQLEAKGALSNELKEALEILDPEALTIGFARRFATYKRANLLIRDIERLASILSNKDRPVQIILAGKAHPDDVPAKEIIRQLVHFSRGEDVRRRIVFIEDYDMNVARWMLQGVDVWLNTPRRFMEACGTSGMKAAFNGAINFSILDGWWDEAYQPNVGWALGRGEVYADMDYQDDVESGALYDILEKEIVPMFYDRDGDGLPRRWLSLMKSSMLQVCPLFNINRMLREYALRAYFPASRRYSEFLTQEAEKAKSIADWKAKLNHRFPAVKIEMVQAADSDHVRVGDDMRVRARVYLNGLSPDDVAVQIYHGPINFHGQIESGEVIPMTVSDSRDGDTYMFSGAIRYFSSGRHGFTVRVLAHHDDLISPFETGQIVWADANLHIAPEADATHKEKTALH comes from the coding sequence TTGAAACCAATTCGCACTTTTGAGGTTACGCCATTCTTGCCGCCCGAGCTTGAGTGCCTGCGGGAATTGGCCTACAACCTGCGCTGGAGCTGGGACCACGAGTCAATTAACTTATTCAGGCGCATGGATAGGGAGTTGTGGGAGACGACCGGACACAATCCGGTGTTGCTTTTGGGCAAGATTAGCCAGCAGCGTTTGAATGAACTGGCAGCCGACGAAGGTTTTCTCGGACACGCCAATCGTATTTACCAAAAGTTTTGTGGATATCTCAAAAGCGAAAATACTTGGTTCGAAAAAAACTACAAAAAACTCAACACTGGCAAAATTGCATACTTTTCTGCCGAATTTGGTTTGACCGAGTCGGTGCCTATTTATTCTGGTGGTCTGGGTATTTTGGCAGGCGATCATGTTAAGGCTGCATCTGAACAAGGGCTTCCTTTTGTAGGCATGGGTATTGTTTACCAACAAGGATATTTCCGCCAGTATTTAAATCGTGATGGATGGCAGCAAGAGCGTTATCCGATTAATGACTTTTACAACATGCCCATTGTGCCTGCTCAGGATGCTAATGGTGAGCAAATTGTCGTCACCGTCAATTTCCCGGGGCGACCGCTTTATGTAAAAGTTTGGAAAGTGCAAGTCGGACGCGTGCCGCTTTATTTGCTTGATACGAATATCCCAGAAAATGGGCCTGGTGATGAAGATATTACGGATGCTCTCTATCACGGCGACAAAGAGACGCGTATTCAGCAGGAAATAGTTTTAGGTATAGGTGGTGTCAAAGCATTGAAAGCTTTGAATATCATGCCGACAGTCTTTCATATGAATGAAGGACACTCGGCTTTTCTAGCTCTTGAACGCGTGCGCATGCTTATGCAGGAGCAGAACTTATCCTTCTGGCAGGCACGTGAAGTCGCCGCTGCCGGAAATATCTTCACAACGCACACAGCAGTACCTGCCGGTATTGATAAGTTTCCACCGGAACTCATCGATAAATACTTGTCGGATTACTACCGTGATTTTGGTATTACGCGTGATGAGTTTTTAGGATTGGGACGTGCCAATGTTCATGATCACTACGAGCCATTTTCCATGGCAAATCTGGCTATGAAGCTTTCATCGCGTACAAATGCGGTAAGCAAGTTGCACGGTGATGTGTCGAGAAAATTGTTCCAAGATGTTTGGCCAAGTGTGCCGGAAAACGAAGTGCCAATCACGCATGTGACAAATGGCATTCATGCTAAGTCTTGGATTTCAGAAGAGATGGCTGATCTGTTTGATCGTTATCTTGGTCCAAAATGGTCTGAAGATGTTGAAGGACAAAACATTTGGAAAAGAGTTGCTGAAATCCCGGATGAAGAACTTTGGCGCATTCAAGATAGAAGAAGGCAGCGTCTTGTTAGTTTCTGTCGCGGCCGATTGCGCAAACAATTGGAAGCAAAGGGTGCGTTGTCCAATGAATTGAAAGAGGCTCTGGAAATACTTGATCCGGAGGCGTTGACAATTGGATTTGCGAGACGATTCGCCACTTACAAGCGGGCGAATTTGCTCATTCGAGATATTGAGCGACTTGCCTCTATTCTCAGTAACAAAGACAGACCGGTGCAGATTATCCTTGCTGGAAAAGCACATCCGGATGATGTTCCTGCTAAAGAAATCATTCGACAACTTGTGCATTTTTCGCGCGGAGAGGATGTACGACGCCGTATTGTCTTTATTGAAGACTACGATATGAACGTCGCTCGCTGGATGTTGCAGGGTGTTGATGTGTGGTTGAACACACCAAGACGCTTCATGGAAGCTTGTGGTACATCTGGAATGAAAGCAGCTTTTAACGGCGCTATTAATTTCAGCATTCTTGATGGTTGGTGGGATGAAGCTTATCAACCAAATGTTGGATGGGCGCTTGGACGTGGCGAAGTGTATGCCGATATGGACTATCAGGATGATGTTGAATCCGGCGCACTTTACGATATTTTGGAAAAAGAAATCGTGCCGATGTTCTATGACCGCGATGGTGACGGGCTGCCGCGCCGCTGGCTGTCGCTCATGAAGTCGTCAATGCTTCAAGTGTGTCCGCTGTTTAATATCAACAGAATGCTTAGAGAGTATGCACTGCGTGCTTACTTCCCGGCGTCACGTCGTTATTCGGAATTTTTGACGCAAGAAGCAGAGAAAGCAAAGAGTATTGCCGATTGGAAAGCTAAACTAAATCACCGCTTCCCTGCTGTGAAAATTGAAATGGTGCAAGCGGCTGATTCGGATCACGTGCGTGTTGGTGACGACATGCGAGTCAGGGCGCGGGTTTATTTGAATGGGCTCAGTCCGGATGATGTAGCTGTGCAGATTTATCATGGACCGATTAACTTCCATGGACAAATTGAATCAGGTGAAGTTATTCCGATGACGGTGAGTGATTCTAGGGATGGCGACACTTACATGTTTAGCGGGGCGATAAGGTATTTCAGCTCGGGTAGACATGGGTTCACGGTACGTGTGCTAGCGCATCACGATGATTTAATATCGCCGTTTGAAACAGGCCAAATCGTCTGGGCAGACGCCAACTTGCACATCGCACCGGAAGCAGATGCGACGCACAAAGAGAAGACGGCGTTGCATTAA
- a CDS encoding beta-galactosidase, translating into MRNSYIALSLTLLMSVSASGAAFAKNEPVEILKYFNPIQEKSYLNKSQDRLIKKKAFKVNQLPTISPVANKELGYFAVIKDNDNITAIKELLSKPYVNGVSVTYTWNELEPVEDTFKWESLDRILELCAQTNRTAIVRVATSGIDRTTDSNDTPKWVFDGGAKAITYKGADGQNHQLSLFWDKTYLANWDNFLSEFGARYDKNPNIHSIGITGGGIMTGNLVTPSSLPAYNGKTVVSEVKTAGNQLDEAMKKEHGMTQRLLDQHGKYIVDLFAKSFPTARLNFDLDPQVKSRMGQDVLDEISDYAIRRYGQRIFLTRLNADEKHGFDEYRLFLKFRPDTLTGIQIAEDVTGADLDKISKYALDDGISYAEIPASILLSTDPAIQKPLSALASHIGYQLLVQQATVPAEAASGEPIKATFKAMNFGAATAKRPSRQLDKDIAASFRVEIELKDAEGKSAVLSYHTPETPTNTWAAGHPVAWEEELRMPQLTPGEYSVWLSVVDSDTKRKISFIDIMNNQEPKAAVSAPIGKIKILPPSSRSIGASETVNK; encoded by the coding sequence ATGCGTAATTCTTATATTGCCCTGTCGCTGACCTTATTGATGTCCGTCAGCGCATCAGGTGCAGCTTTTGCAAAAAATGAACCTGTCGAGATTTTGAAGTACTTCAATCCGATTCAAGAAAAATCTTACTTGAACAAATCACAAGATAGACTGATCAAGAAAAAAGCATTCAAGGTAAATCAACTGCCGACAATTTCCCCAGTGGCCAATAAAGAATTGGGCTACTTCGCAGTTATCAAAGATAACGACAACATCACTGCAATTAAAGAATTGTTGTCTAAACCATACGTCAATGGCGTCTCTGTAACTTACACATGGAACGAACTGGAACCTGTTGAAGATACTTTCAAATGGGAATCTCTAGATCGCATTCTTGAACTCTGCGCACAAACCAACAGAACAGCAATCGTGCGTGTTGCGACTTCTGGAATCGATAGAACAACCGATTCCAACGACACTCCGAAGTGGGTTTTTGATGGCGGCGCTAAAGCAATTACCTACAAGGGTGCTGATGGACAGAACCATCAACTGTCTTTGTTCTGGGATAAGACATACTTAGCCAACTGGGACAACTTCTTGTCCGAGTTCGGTGCACGTTATGACAAAAACCCGAACATCCACAGCATCGGCATCACCGGCGGCGGCATAATGACAGGCAATTTGGTTACTCCAAGTTCGTTGCCTGCATACAACGGCAAGACTGTGGTCTCCGAAGTAAAAACAGCCGGCAATCAATTGGATGAAGCCATGAAAAAAGAACATGGCATGACACAAAGATTGCTTGACCAGCACGGCAAGTACATTGTTGATTTGTTCGCCAAGTCTTTCCCGACCGCTCGCTTAAACTTTGACCTCGATCCACAAGTTAAGAGCCGCATGGGACAAGATGTTCTCGATGAAATCAGCGACTACGCCATTCGTCGTTATGGACAGCGCATTTTCCTAACGCGCCTTAACGCCGACGAGAAGCACGGGTTTGACGAATACAGACTATTCCTGAAGTTCCGTCCGGATACTCTGACTGGTATACAAATAGCGGAAGACGTAACTGGAGCCGATCTAGATAAAATCAGTAAGTACGCACTCGATGACGGCATAAGCTATGCCGAAATCCCGGCAAGTATTTTGCTCAGCACCGATCCGGCAATTCAAAAGCCATTGTCGGCACTAGCTTCACACATCGGCTATCAACTACTTGTACAACAAGCAACAGTACCTGCAGAAGCTGCCTCCGGCGAGCCAATCAAAGCCACATTCAAAGCCATGAACTTCGGAGCAGCGACAGCAAAGCGCCCATCAAGGCAATTGGATAAGGACATCGCCGCCAGCTTCCGCGTGGAAATTGAGCTAAAAGACGCCGAAGGCAAGTCCGCCGTCTTGTCCTACCACACACCGGAAACACCAACCAACACATGGGCAGCCGGACACCCGGTAGCATGGGAAGAAGAACTGCGCATGCCGCAACTGACACCAGGTGAATACTCAGTCTGGTTGTCTGTTGTCGACAGCGACACCAAACGCAAAATAAGCTTCATCGACATCATGAACAACCAAGAACCGAAAGCCGCTGTTTCCGCTCCTATCGGTAAGATCAAAATCCTACCGCCAAGCAGCAGATCCATAGGCGCTTCCGAAACTGTCAACAAATAA
- a CDS encoding MBL fold metallo-hydrolase, translated as MSLTYLGHSAFKFDLPGLCLYVDPYFKQPVDWQRLEKGQLVLFTHGHFDHGVRMTPKLYEAWKCKFAGPSKLIKWLQKRYKKRVPASAFIEIDHGESIEFNGVEIKAIPAHHPMTRLGKISKGIFFLVARASAPGNPVNGYYFNGFYHSGDTLYTEVIAKSLKGNKVHTACLPIGGRYKVASPQEALRIAEEIGAKRLVPMHWQALYEQFPFRYQPSHLLKLAKTQETRVKVKALAIGEELDDG; from the coding sequence TTGAGTCTCACCTATTTAGGTCACAGCGCGTTCAAGTTTGATCTTCCTGGACTCTGTCTTTATGTAGATCCATATTTCAAGCAACCAGTGGACTGGCAGAGACTTGAAAAGGGGCAGCTTGTTCTATTCACGCATGGTCACTTTGATCATGGCGTTAGGATGACGCCCAAACTTTACGAAGCTTGGAAGTGCAAATTTGCCGGACCGAGTAAGCTCATCAAGTGGTTGCAAAAAAGATACAAGAAGCGTGTGCCGGCAAGTGCATTCATCGAGATTGACCACGGCGAAAGCATCGAATTTAATGGCGTGGAAATAAAGGCTATTCCTGCCCATCATCCAATGACCAGACTAGGCAAGATTAGTAAGGGTATTTTCTTCTTGGTTGCGCGAGCGTCCGCTCCCGGCAATCCTGTTAATGGCTATTACTTCAACGGCTTCTATCACTCCGGAGACACCCTATATACGGAAGTAATTGCCAAAAGCCTGAAGGGCAACAAAGTCCATACTGCTTGTTTACCTATCGGTGGTCGCTATAAGGTTGCATCCCCGCAAGAGGCACTGAGAATCGCCGAGGAGATAGGCGCAAAACGCTTGGTGCCAATGCACTGGCAGGCGCTTTACGAGCAGTTTCCGTTCAGATATCAGCCATCGCATTTATTAAAGCTGGCGAAGACCCAAGAGACTCGCGTCAAGGTCAAAGCGCTGGCAATTGGTGAGGAGCTTGACGACGGATAA
- the dnaK gene encoding molecular chaperone DnaK, producing MGKSVGIDLGTTNSVVAVMEGGQPTVIPNAEGGRTTPSVVAFTKSGERLVGQLARRQAVLNPENTVYSIKRFIGRRFNEVESERSIVSYKVKEGGDGGCKVLIQGKDYTPEEISAMILRKLKEDAEKYLGEKVSSAVITVPAYFNDSQRQSTKNAGTIAGLEVLRIINEPTAAALAYGLDKKENETILVFDLGGGTFDVSVLDVGDGVFEVKSTSGDTHLGGDDFDHCIVDWVADEFLKLEGIDLRKDRQALQRLTEAAEKAKIELSSVTETNISLPFITADASGPKHLDIKLSRARFNELTRHLVERCRAPMEQALRDAKLTYEQLDEVVLVGGSTRIPAVQELVKSLTGGKEPNQSVNPDEVVAVGAAIQAGVLGGEVKGVVLLDVTPLSLGIETMGGVFTKLVERNTTIPTRKSEIFSTAEDSQTAVDIYVFQGERPMARDNKLLGNFRLDGIPASPRGVPKVEVTFDIDANGILNVTARDQSTGKEQKITITASTNLSSDDVDRLVKEAESHAEEDKQRKEEADIRNEADSMCYAVERQIKELGERVSSGEKARAEMLVTELRQKLNENADHDTIKNLMNDLRGQMVVIQQSAAAAGSPVGAGATSGGAESGGFDGGGNSGSGSSSSGDDVVDAEFRSSDE from the coding sequence ATGGGTAAGTCAGTAGGAATCGACTTGGGCACCACCAACTCTGTGGTCGCCGTGATGGAAGGTGGACAACCGACCGTTATTCCTAACGCTGAAGGCGGACGGACAACTCCATCAGTCGTGGCATTTACGAAGTCAGGCGAGCGTCTGGTTGGTCAATTGGCTCGCCGTCAGGCTGTGCTCAATCCGGAAAACACCGTTTATTCCATTAAGCGTTTCATCGGCAGACGCTTTAACGAAGTTGAATCAGAACGTTCTATCGTTTCTTACAAAGTAAAAGAAGGCGGCGACGGCGGTTGTAAGGTTTTAATTCAAGGCAAGGATTATACGCCGGAAGAAATCTCCGCAATGATCTTGCGAAAACTCAAAGAGGATGCCGAAAAATATCTCGGTGAAAAAGTGTCTTCAGCGGTAATCACTGTACCTGCTTACTTCAATGACTCACAGCGTCAATCAACAAAAAACGCCGGCACAATTGCCGGACTTGAAGTTCTGCGTATTATCAACGAGCCAACGGCAGCAGCGCTTGCGTATGGTCTCGACAAAAAAGAAAACGAAACCATTCTTGTATTCGACTTGGGTGGTGGCACATTCGACGTTTCAGTGTTGGATGTGGGCGATGGCGTATTCGAAGTTAAATCCACTTCCGGTGATACACACTTGGGTGGCGACGACTTTGACCACTGCATCGTTGACTGGGTTGCCGACGAGTTTTTGAAGCTGGAAGGCATTGACTTGAGAAAAGATCGTCAAGCTTTGCAGCGTCTGACAGAAGCTGCTGAAAAAGCGAAGATTGAACTCTCATCGGTTACCGAAACAAATATCTCCTTGCCGTTTATTACCGCTGATGCCAGTGGTCCTAAGCACTTGGACATCAAGTTGAGCCGCGCAAGATTCAATGAATTAACAAGACATTTGGTTGAGCGTTGCCGCGCCCCCATGGAACAAGCATTGAGAGATGCGAAGTTGACGTATGAACAACTCGATGAGGTTGTACTCGTTGGTGGTTCTACACGTATTCCAGCCGTGCAGGAATTGGTTAAGAGCTTAACCGGCGGCAAAGAACCTAACCAGAGTGTTAACCCGGATGAAGTGGTAGCAGTTGGTGCTGCAATTCAAGCCGGTGTTCTTGGTGGTGAAGTTAAGGGTGTTGTTCTTCTCGACGTAACACCGCTTTCACTCGGTATTGAAACAATGGGTGGTGTGTTCACCAAATTGGTAGAGCGCAACACAACCATTCCAACAAGAAAGTCAGAGATCTTCTCTACTGCTGAAGACAGCCAAACAGCCGTGGATATTTATGTATTCCAGGGTGAGCGTCCAATGGCGCGTGACAACAAGCTACTCGGTAACTTCCGCCTGGATGGTATCCCAGCATCTCCACGTGGCGTACCGAAAGTCGAAGTTACATTTGATATTGACGCCAACGGTATTCTCAACGTGACGGCGCGTGATCAATCTACCGGTAAGGAACAGAAGATCACGATTACGGCCAGCACTAATCTGTCCAGTGATGATGTTGATCGCTTGGTCAAAGAAGCCGAATCACACGCAGAAGAAGATAAACAGCGCAAGGAAGAAGCTGATATCCGTAACGAAGCCGACAGCATGTGTTATGCGGTTGAGCGGCAAATCAAAGAGCTTGGTGAACGTGTATCAAGCGGTGAGAAAGCGCGCGCTGAAATGCTCGTTACTGAACTCAGACAGAAGCTCAATGAAAACGCTGATCATGACACCATCAAAAACTTGATGAATGATCTTAGAGGTCAGATGGTTGTTATTCAGCAGTCGGCCGCGGCTGCCGGTTCACCAGTTGGTGCCGGTGCTACATCTGGTGGCGCTGAAAGCGGTGGTTTTGATGGCGGCGGCAATAGCGGCTCCGGTTCTTCGTCCAGCGGCGATGATGTAGTTGATGCTGAATTCCGCTCATCGGACGAATAA
- a CDS encoding nitric-oxide reductase large subunit: MSWQWKLSVFFVLIAGFSTLIFMGHETSTQAPPIPKSVVDSHGNTLFTGKDILAGQGIFQKYGLMDVGSVFGHGAYNGPDFSADYLHREADFCLNKIAGERFNKPYNELNAGQQQSLTGGLAAEFKHNNYNRDNETLTLTDNQTAAYNELIHHYDTEFSDGGKLPLPAKYIADGNERLQLSRFFAWTAWVCSTNRPGKDYTFTNNWPPEKLVGNTPNWQIFMWSALSLVMLIGGIGLTQFLMSAFPSLGWSPAGVGMTDNVKSFQPYRSQRAIYPYFVVVVLLFLFQTAFGVVTAHYVVESGGLYGLDIRNFLPYSITRSWHLQLSIFWIATAWLAGGMFLAPMLSKHEPKGQHWLVKALFGAVLIVAVGSVCGEWLGIKNMLGDLWFWLGHQGWEYLELGRFWQILLIVGMVLWAFIVFRSIRPLLKGQDHGSLPYMLLYGVMAIPLFFSFGVMYDPSTNFAVADFWRWWVVHLWVEGIFELYTTIIVAYFFCSLGMVSEKSALSVIYVDILLYLGSGIVGIGHHYYWTAQPAINMALGSMISALEVVPLTLLTMEAWKFVHLAKVEGSIKNFSHYWAMMFLLAVGFWNFLGAGVFGFLINTPIVSYYEHATYLTSNHGHAALMGVYGMLAVAAVLFCTRYLMENSVWNNKLIGISFWCLNIGLLLMLILNIFPAGVIQMVASFNHGFWFARSYEFIHSHYFQLFTWLRVVGDLTFVVGGVLPIVFVVVRGMFYVRKSIKPESLPIE, from the coding sequence ATGTCGTGGCAATGGAAACTTTCGGTGTTCTTTGTATTAATCGCAGGTTTCTCAACACTCATCTTTATGGGTCATGAAACCAGTACACAGGCACCACCAATTCCGAAGTCAGTTGTCGACTCTCACGGCAACACTTTATTTACCGGTAAAGATATTTTGGCCGGTCAAGGCATATTTCAAAAATACGGCTTGATGGACGTCGGCTCCGTCTTTGGTCACGGCGCTTACAATGGTCCGGATTTTTCCGCCGACTATTTACATCGCGAAGCGGATTTCTGTCTCAACAAGATTGCAGGTGAACGTTTTAACAAGCCGTACAACGAACTCAACGCCGGGCAACAACAATCATTGACTGGCGGACTCGCCGCCGAATTTAAGCACAACAATTACAATCGCGATAATGAAACTCTTACCCTCACTGATAATCAGACAGCGGCCTACAACGAGCTTATTCATCACTATGACACTGAATTTAGTGATGGTGGCAAATTACCTTTGCCTGCAAAGTATATTGCCGATGGTAATGAGCGTTTGCAACTAAGCAGATTTTTTGCCTGGACAGCATGGGTGTGTTCTACCAATCGTCCCGGCAAAGACTACACGTTCACCAACAATTGGCCTCCGGAAAAGCTTGTAGGCAACACTCCGAACTGGCAAATATTCATGTGGAGCGCATTGAGTCTTGTCATGTTAATCGGCGGCATTGGTTTGACTCAGTTTCTCATGAGCGCTTTCCCCTCATTAGGCTGGTCGCCTGCCGGCGTTGGAATGACGGACAATGTCAAATCGTTTCAACCATATCGATCCCAAAGAGCTATCTATCCTTACTTTGTGGTCGTCGTGCTTCTATTCCTATTCCAAACCGCGTTCGGTGTGGTTACCGCTCACTACGTTGTGGAATCCGGGGGACTCTACGGATTGGATATTCGCAATTTTCTGCCATATAGCATCACGCGCAGCTGGCATTTGCAGCTTTCCATCTTCTGGATTGCCACTGCTTGGTTAGCTGGTGGCATGTTCCTGGCGCCGATGCTCTCAAAGCATGAGCCCAAAGGACAACATTGGTTGGTAAAGGCATTATTTGGTGCCGTCCTGATTGTTGCCGTAGGTAGTGTCTGCGGTGAATGGCTCGGCATTAAAAATATGCTCGGTGATTTATGGTTCTGGCTCGGTCATCAAGGTTGGGAATATCTGGAACTTGGTCGGTTCTGGCAAATATTGCTAATTGTAGGCATGGTGCTATGGGCATTCATTGTATTTCGCAGCATTCGTCCGCTTCTCAAAGGGCAAGACCACGGCAGTTTGCCATACATGCTTTTGTACGGAGTAATGGCAATACCTTTATTCTTCAGTTTTGGGGTGATGTATGACCCATCTACAAATTTCGCAGTTGCCGACTTCTGGCGCTGGTGGGTAGTTCATCTTTGGGTCGAAGGAATATTTGAACTTTACACGACAATCATCGTCGCCTATTTCTTCTGTAGCTTAGGAATGGTCTCTGAAAAGTCAGCACTGTCTGTTATTTACGTGGATATTTTGCTATATCTCGGCAGTGGTATCGTTGGCATTGGTCACCACTATTACTGGACCGCACAACCTGCAATTAACATGGCGCTAGGTTCAATGATCTCTGCTCTTGAGGTTGTGCCGTTGACACTACTAACGATGGAAGCTTGGAAATTCGTCCATCTAGCAAAGGTAGAAGGCTCAATTAAGAACTTCTCCCACTATTGGGCAATGATGTTTTTGCTGGCAGTAGGCTTCTGGAATTTTCTTGGAGCCGGTGTATTTGGCTTCCTAATTAACACACCCATCGTAAGTTATTACGAACACGCGACGTATCTAACATCCAACCATGGACATGCTGCGTTAATGGGAGTATATGGAATGCTGGCAGTAGCAGCAGTGCTATTTTGCACCAGATATCTTATGGAAAATTCCGTCTGGAACAATAAACTAATAGGCATATCGTTCTGGTGTTTGAATATCGGCTTACTGCTCATGCTTATCCTAAACATCTTTCCGGCCGGCGTAATTCAGATGGTGGCAAGTTTCAATCACGGATTCTGGTTTGCTCGCAGTTACGAATTTATCCACTCACATTACTTCCAGTTATTTACCTGGCTTCGCGTGGTTGGTGATTTAACGTTTGTCGTTGGCGGCGTGCTGCCGATTGTATTCGTTGTCGTGCGCGGCATGTTCTACGTGCGCAAATCCATCAAGCCGGAATCTTTACCCATAGAATAA
- the hslO gene encoding Hsp33 family molecular chaperone HslO translates to MMQDGILKAISSDGTIRAVIATTTNLVAEARRRHNLSFTATAALGRAMTGASLLASFVTKQGQVALKFQGNGPLGAVMVDANPKGTVRGYVENPQVELPLNSLGNFDVGAAVGNTGYLHVIIDRGFGMPHQSTVELETGEIAEDINRYLVDSEQTGSIVIIGTHITSEGVEAAGGLIVQLLPDANEDTVCQLENNVSTFGTFTFLMRQGMGIEEILSRILQGFDVRPITEVLPLSFQCKCSKARFVEALKVLDKASLLSMANEDGQAEGRCEFCNNVYQVDKDLLLDLSNKSGESQS, encoded by the coding sequence ATGATGCAAGACGGCATTTTAAAAGCAATATCTTCCGATGGAACTATCCGAGCCGTCATTGCCACGACCACAAATCTCGTAGCCGAAGCCCGCAGGCGTCACAACCTCTCTTTCACAGCTACTGCCGCTCTTGGACGGGCAATGACAGGCGCGTCGTTGCTGGCTTCATTTGTCACTAAACAGGGACAGGTAGCCTTAAAGTTCCAGGGCAATGGACCCTTGGGAGCGGTAATGGTTGACGCAAATCCCAAAGGCACCGTTAGAGGCTACGTAGAAAATCCCCAGGTTGAGTTACCGTTAAACTCCCTGGGGAATTTTGATGTTGGGGCAGCTGTAGGAAACACGGGCTACTTGCACGTGATAATTGATCGCGGCTTTGGCATGCCGCACCAATCGACCGTTGAATTGGAGACAGGCGAAATTGCTGAGGACATAAATCGCTATCTAGTGGATTCGGAACAAACCGGTTCGATAGTCATTATCGGTACTCATATTACAAGCGAAGGTGTTGAGGCTGCCGGCGGATTGATTGTTCAATTATTGCCTGATGCCAACGAAGATACTGTATGCCAGTTGGAAAACAACGTTAGCACTTTCGGTACATTCACGTTTCTCATGAGACAAGGAATGGGCATTGAAGAAATCCTGTCTAGAATTTTGCAAGGATTTGATGTCCGCCCAATTACTGAAGTGCTGCCACTAAGCTTCCAGTGCAAATGCTCAAAAGCACGTTTTGTCGAAGCATTGAAAGTCCTCGATAAAGCTTCCCTACTTTCGATGGCCAACGAAGATGGACAAGCCGAAGGCCGCTGCGAATTTTGCAACAACGTTTATCAAGTCGACAAAGATCTTTTATTGGACCTTTCAAACAAGTCTGGTGAAAGCCAATCTTAG
- the prmC gene encoding peptide chain release factor N(5)-glutamine methyltransferase, with protein sequence MPELTIKTAKRQLLSDLKQIGLSDGEALSEANWIINDITDLSQAEQLLEEDRLLSKVEAERMAQIVEKRRQRMPLQYCLGYTHFMNTKLTVAPGVFIPRSDTETVVINSITLLRDIATPVIAEIGVGSGAISISLLTELAQAQVTAIDLSPAAIELSKLNAMQNGVIDRLTLILGNWQDNLPSDLDAIVSNPPYIPRSKKDSLAPEVIDFEPELALFGDDADGLSFYRSFVKLAPLHLKTNGQIVLEFGDGQETALAQLFAESGWRLVQIHQDMNGLPRVLTATRPIKST encoded by the coding sequence GTGCCCGAACTGACGATTAAGACAGCTAAACGGCAACTGCTTTCGGACCTCAAGCAGATTGGCTTGAGCGATGGCGAAGCCTTAAGCGAAGCCAACTGGATAATCAATGACATAACCGACTTGTCTCAAGCGGAGCAGCTTCTTGAGGAAGACAGGCTTTTATCCAAAGTAGAAGCTGAGCGAATGGCGCAAATTGTAGAAAAGCGCCGTCAGAGAATGCCCTTGCAGTATTGCCTCGGCTACACGCACTTCATGAATACGAAGCTGACGGTAGCGCCGGGTGTATTCATTCCACGCTCCGACACAGAAACGGTCGTCATAAACTCCATCACGCTACTTCGAGACATCGCCACACCAGTCATCGCCGAAATTGGAGTCGGTTCCGGAGCGATTTCAATATCGTTGCTTACCGAATTAGCGCAAGCGCAAGTCACTGCCATTGATTTGTCGCCGGCGGCTATTGAGCTAAGTAAACTGAACGCCATGCAGAATGGTGTCATTGATAGGCTTACCCTGATACTGGGCAACTGGCAAGACAATCTTCCATCCGATCTCGATGCAATTGTTTCCAACCCACCCTACATCCCCAGGAGCAAGAAAGACTCTCTTGCCCCCGAGGTAATTGACTTCGAACCGGAGCTTGCGTTGTTTGGCGACGATGCCGATGGACTTAGCTTCTATCGTAGTTTTGTAAAACTTGCTCCTCTCCATCTCAAGACTAACGGTCAAATCGTGCTTGAATTTGGAGACGGACAAGAAACAGCGCTTGCTCAACTATTCGCAGAGTCTGGATGGCGCCTGGTCCAAATCCACCAAGACATGAATGGGCTACCTAGAGTGCTAACGGCTACCCGCCCAATTAAATCCACTTGA